The following nucleotide sequence is from Pararhodobacter zhoushanensis.
TGCTGGCAGGCAGCCGGATGATGGAAAACGGCTTTGAAAGCTTCTGGGGGCCGGGGCGGCACAAGTTCGGCTCGAACTGGTTCTGGTATTTCAAAAGCCCGCTGGGCTGCAACGTCGAGTTCGACGCCGACATGGACACCCATGACGACGACTGGGCCCCGCGTGAAGCACCCATGGGCCCCGAGGCGAGCCAGGCCTTCTTGCTGCAATGGCGCAAGAAATGGGCGCCGGGTGGCGGGCCGGGCGGACCAAAGGGCTGACGCAGACCGGTAAACGAGAGGGAGGACAGATCCGATGACGTCAGCGTGGCGCAAGGGAAAGCGGGTTGCCATTGTCGGTGCCGGCCCCGGCGGATTGTCGGCGGCGATCGCCTTTATCAAGGCGGGCTACGACGTGCGGCTCTATGAGCGCGCGACCAAGCCCAAGCCCTTGGGCGGCGCGGTGCTTCTTGCCGTGCCGGTGATGGCGATCTTGCGCTACTACGGCATCGACATCGTCAACAACTTCGGCTCGAAAACCATCACGCATTTCGCCAACCACAAAGGCAAAGTGCGCGCGACTCTGCCGTTCAACAAATCGGTCGAGCAGGCGATGGGGATCGACGGATGGCATTACGGCATCCTGCGCATGAATGCCTATGACAAGATGGTCACTGTGCTGAACCAGCTCGACCCCGGAGCGCTTGTTGCAGACCATGCCCTCAACTCGTATGAAGACCGCGCCGACGATATCCTGCTGCGTTTCGAGAACGGCGCCGAGGTCGAGGCCGATCTGCTGGTGGGCGCCGACGGCATCCGCTCGGTGGTTTCTCGCCAGGCCTTTGGCGAGGCGGACCTGTTCCACATTGGCCTGCGTGTCTGGCTGGCCTGGTGTGAAGACCAGCCCGGGATCGACCGCAATCATGGCTACATTCATCATTCGCGCGACGTGCAGGCCAGCTATTTTCCGATGAAACATGACGGGCGGCCGGGCTTTGAATGGTGGGTGGTCGAACGCTCGGATCCCAGTGTGCCGCCGCCTGCGGATACCCGCGCGCATCTGCTGTCGCGTCTGGATGCCTTTCCGCCCGTTCTGCGGCAATTGGCCGAGACCACCGATTTCAAGACCCAGGTCTTCCCGTGGGAGATCTACAACCGCGCCTCGCTGAAATCCTGGTGCACGGGTCGCGTGGCCTGCGTCGGGGATGCCGTGCATCCGGTCTCGCCCTATGCCGCCTATGGCATGGGCATGGCAATCGAGGACGGCTATTTTCTCGCCCGGTCGTTCAAAGGCCAGGATCTATCGGACCGCGCTGCACTGCAGGGTGCCTGCGCAGCCTATGAGGCTGACCGGGTCGACTATTGCAACCACCACGTTGAATTCGCACGCAAGCTGGGCGGCCAGTTTCACAAGGCGCCGCGCCCCGTTGCCGCGATCCGCGATTTCGTCTTCGACAACACGCAGGTGCTGCAGAAACTGATCGGCAAGGATTACCTGGCCGACGCCGAGCGGATGTCGCTGAGCCTGAAGGAACTGCATGTTGGCTGAAGGAAGACCCGCGGCATGAGCAGTCAAAGCGTGCCCTTGACCACGCTGGCCGAGCTGCCCGACGGCGACTCGCGCGGGTTCGAGGTTGAGGGCTGGCGCGCCAAGGTGATCATCGTGCGCAAGGGTACGCGCCTGTTCGGCTGGCGCGACCTGTGCCCGCATTATGCGGGCGGGACATCCATGGCGTGGCGGCGCGATGCCTATCTGAACGGGGCGCGCACCCATCTGGCTTGCCACGCGCATGGGGCGTGGTTCGACATTGAAACAGGGGTCTGCGTGCAAGGCGCGTGTCTGGGCAAGCGTCTGACCCGCGTACCCCTGCGGATCGACGAGGAGGGCGGCGTTCACCTTGACCGGACGCCAAGGGAGGATAAGGCATGACGGACACAAAACGAATTCTGATCATCGGTGGCGGTTTCTCGGGGATGAGCGCCGCCATTCTGCTGGCGGACGCCGGGCACGCCGTCGATCTGGTCGAGATCGACAAGGACTGGCGCAGCTATGGCGCGGGCATCAGCCTGAACGGCGGCATGTTCCGCGTGTTCGACGAGCTTGGCATTCTTGACGCGTTTCTCAAGGTCGGCGCGACGGTGGGCGGGCTGGAAATCCGGGGCCCGGCCGATCAGGTTCTGGCGTATCTGCCGACGCCCTCGCTGCATCCCAAGGCGCAGGGCAACGGCGGTATCATGCGGCCGGTTCTGGCCCGGCTTCTGGCCGACCGGGTGCGGGCGGGCCGCACCAACGTGCGCCTTGGCGTCACCTTTACCACCATCGACAACGGCCCGACCGGCGCGCATGTGACCTTCACCGACGGGACCGAGGGTGACTATGATCTGGTGATCGGTGCGGACGGCCTGTCCTCGGCCACCCGCCGCGCCCTGTTCCCCGATGCGCCCAAGCCGCGCTATGTCGGTCAGGCCGTCTGGCGTGCGGTGCTGCCGCGTCCGGCGCATCTGCCGACGGTTGCGATGTGGATGGGCCCGGCGCTGAAGGCCGGGATCACACCGGTATCGGACACGCATGCCTATATCTTCCTGACCGAGGACCGGCCCACGAACGACCATGTCCCGCCCGAAACCCATGTGGCGACGCTCAAGGATCTTTTGTCGCGCTTTGCCTCGCCGACGCTGCGCCAGATCGGCGAAGAGCTGAGCGCGGACAGTCAGGTGGTTTACCGCCCGCTCGATCAGATGCTGTTGCCGCGTCCGTGGTTCCAGAACCGCGTGGTGCTGATCGGCGACGCAGTGCATGCGACGACGCCGCATATGGCGGCCGGAGCGATGATCGGCATGGAGGACGCGCTGGTGCTGGCCGATGAACTGAACCGCGCCGAAATTGACGCCGCACTGCCCGCCTTTCAGGATCGCCGCTTTGAACGCTGCCGCATGGTCGTGGAAAACTCGGGCCGTCTGGCCGAGATCGAGCAGGGGCACGGCACGCATGAGGAGCATCAGCGCCTGATGGGCCAGACCCTCGGTGCGCTGGCGCAGCCGATCTGAGCGCAACCGATGGCGGTGCTGGACGCGGCCTGCGGGTCAGCGCGTCCAGCGCCGCGCATTGTCGCGGGCACAGTCGATCACCAGATCGCGGAACCATTGTACCGAGGTGTCGAACTCCCGCGTCGCGTGCCATTGCAGGTTCTCGGAAATCGGCGGCACCGGCAGCGGCATCGGCACAGCGCGCAACCCCATCTCGGCGGGCAGGCTGGCCCACAGGCTGCGGTGCATCGTGGCCACCCAAGGGGTGCCGCGCAAGCAATCCGCCAGCAGTGAGAAACTGGGCACGCTGCAGGCGACATCCAGATCGACGCGGGTATCTTCGATCCATTGCTCAAAATGACTGCCGCGCCACGTCCCGCCGAATTCGGTGACAACATGGCGCTGCGACAGGTAGGTTGCGGCGTCCATTGTGTCGCCGATCTGCGGGTGATCGGCTGAAATCACGCAGATGAAGTCATCGGTAAACAAGTGCCGGTGGGGGTGATCCTTGTACAAAAACCGGTCGGGGATCACGGCGAAATCCACCTCGCCCCGGTGAAACCGCGCATCCGAAGGCGCGTCAATGGGCACCATTTGCAGCGAAACGCCGGGCGCTTCTTTTGCAAGGCGCGGCATAAGCTGCGCGAACAAGACCTTGAGCACGAAATCCGACGCAATGATGGAAAACCGCCGCGTGGCCGTGGCCGGATCGAAGCCCGGGCGCATCTGGCTGAAGTGGCGGGTGTCGTTCATCAACTGCGTCGCCGCTTCCAGCAATTGCAGGCCAAATTCGGTCGGCTGCATCTGACGGCCAACCTGTGCGACGATGGGATCCTCGAAATGATCGCGCAACCGGCGCAGCGCCTGACTGAGCGCAGGCTGCGTCAGATGCAGCTCAAACGCCGCCGCCGAGACCGAGCGCAGGCGCAGAATGGCTTCCAGCGCAATGATCAGATTCATGTCCAGCCGGTTCAGCCGCATGATGCTTGGTCCTTATGGAAGTCATACTTCCTATTCATTCGACATATGCTTAACCCACCCGTACGGTATTCGCAATTCAAGGCACTCTCGGGGGGAATATGGCACGTCGCATCGTCGATCTTTCGGTAAGTCTTAAGGCCGGGATCGCTTCGGATCCGCCGCCGCTGTTGCCCAAGATCCGCTACTTCGACCACGATCATGGTGCCAAGGATTTCGCGCCGATGCTGGGGCTGCGGCCCGAGCAGATGCTCGAGGGCAAGGGCCCGGCGTCGGAAGAGCTGGAAATCACCACCCATGTCGGGACGCATATGGATGCGCCCTGGCATTACCACCCGACGATGAACCGGGGCGAGCGCGCCATTACCATCGACGAGGTGCCGCTGGAGTGGTGCATGGGGCCCGGCGTCAAGCTGGACTTCCGCCACCTGCCCGACGGCCATGTCGTCACCGCAGCCGAGGTTGAAGCCGAACTGGCGCGCATCGGTCATACGCTGTCGCCGGGCGATATCGTGCTGGTGAATACGGCTGCCGGGCTGCGCTATGGTGAAGATGATTACCTTGCCAAAGGGTGCGGCATGGGGCGCGAAGCCACGCTGTATCTGACCGAACGCGGCATGAAGGTCTGCGGTATTGATGCCTGGAGCTGGGACACGCCGCTGATCCACCAGAAGGCCGAGATCGCCCGCACCGGCAACACGGCGCTGTGCTGGGAAGGCCACAAGGCCGGGGCCGAGGCGGCCTACTGCCATATGGAAAAGCTGTCGAACCTCGAATCCCTGCCGGCGACCGGCTACACGGTCTGCGCCTTTCCGGTAAAGGTCGCCGGCGGCTCGGCGGGTTGGGTGCGCGCCGTCGCCATCTTTGACAGCTGATCTGATGAGCCGTTTTGACAATCCCTTGCCGACCGGTCAATTGACCCGCCCGGATGTGCCTTGCGTCATCGACATGCACGGCCATTTCGGTGCGCCCGAGGCCGAGGCGTTGCTGGCCTCGCGCCCCGAACGCGCCGCCGAGATGGGCGCGCAGGCGCGCAGCACCGGCGAGGCCTCGAGCCTGCACAACCGCACGGTCATGCTGCCCGCCGCCGGTGCGCGCATGGCGTCGCTGGAGAAAAGGCTCGCCGATCTGGACCTGATGGGCGTCGAGGTTCAGGTCATCGCGCCCTCGCCGCATCTCTATGCTTACTGGGCGGATGAGGTGCTGGCGGATGAGCTTGTTGCCGCTGTGAATGCCGCTGCGGTGGCGCTGGTGGCGCGCGCGCCCGAGCGGCTGGCCGGGATGGGCATGGTGTCGATGCAGCACCCCGATCTGGCGGCGCAGCAGATCCATGCGGCCAAAGCGGCGGGGCTGAAGGGGATCGAGATTTCAGCCTCGGTCGGTGAGCGCGAGTTGTCGGACCCGGTGTTCACGCCGGTCTGGGCCGCTGCCGAAGCGACCGGGCTGCCGGTGTTCATCCACCCGCTGGGCACCTCACTGGGCGCGCGGCTGGACCGGTTTTATCTGTCCAACACCATCGGTCAACCGGTCGAGACGACCATCGCGCTGACCGGCCTCATCCTGTCCGGCGTATTGGACCGTCATCCCCGCCTGAAA
It contains:
- a CDS encoding Rieske (2Fe-2S) protein encodes the protein MSSQSVPLTTLAELPDGDSRGFEVEGWRAKVIIVRKGTRLFGWRDLCPHYAGGTSMAWRRDAYLNGARTHLACHAHGAWFDIETGVCVQGACLGKRLTRVPLRIDEEGGVHLDRTPREDKA
- a CDS encoding cyclase family protein, encoding MARRIVDLSVSLKAGIASDPPPLLPKIRYFDHDHGAKDFAPMLGLRPEQMLEGKGPASEELEITTHVGTHMDAPWHYHPTMNRGERAITIDEVPLEWCMGPGVKLDFRHLPDGHVVTAAEVEAELARIGHTLSPGDIVLVNTAAGLRYGEDDYLAKGCGMGREATLYLTERGMKVCGIDAWSWDTPLIHQKAEIARTGNTALCWEGHKAGAEAAYCHMEKLSNLESLPATGYTVCAFPVKVAGGSAGWVRAVAIFDS
- a CDS encoding LysR family transcriptional regulator, with product MRLNRLDMNLIIALEAILRLRSVSAAAFELHLTQPALSQALRRLRDHFEDPIVAQVGRQMQPTEFGLQLLEAATQLMNDTRHFSQMRPGFDPATATRRFSIIASDFVLKVLFAQLMPRLAKEAPGVSLQMVPIDAPSDARFHRGEVDFAVIPDRFLYKDHPHRHLFTDDFICVISADHPQIGDTMDAATYLSQRHVVTEFGGTWRGSHFEQWIEDTRVDLDVACSVPSFSLLADCLRGTPWVATMHRSLWASLPAEMGLRAVPMPLPVPPISENLQWHATREFDTSVQWFRDLVIDCARDNARRWTR
- a CDS encoding amidohydrolase family protein is translated as MSRFDNPLPTGQLTRPDVPCVIDMHGHFGAPEAEALLASRPERAAEMGAQARSTGEASSLHNRTVMLPAAGARMASLEKRLADLDLMGVEVQVIAPSPHLYAYWADEVLADELVAAVNAAAVALVARAPERLAGMGMVSMQHPDLAAQQIHAAKAAGLKGIEISASVGERELSDPVFTPVWAAAEATGLPVFIHPLGTSLGARLDRFYLSNTIGQPVETTIALTGLILSGVLDRHPRLKLVGAHGGGYLPAYIGRADHTWRVRPEARGCAALPSEYLSRIWVDTVVFDRNQLSDLVQRMGAERVMFGTDYPFDMADCRPDQVAAALPLSARAAVMGGTAAALFNL
- a CDS encoding FAD-dependent oxidoreductase, with amino-acid sequence MTDTKRILIIGGGFSGMSAAILLADAGHAVDLVEIDKDWRSYGAGISLNGGMFRVFDELGILDAFLKVGATVGGLEIRGPADQVLAYLPTPSLHPKAQGNGGIMRPVLARLLADRVRAGRTNVRLGVTFTTIDNGPTGAHVTFTDGTEGDYDLVIGADGLSSATRRALFPDAPKPRYVGQAVWRAVLPRPAHLPTVAMWMGPALKAGITPVSDTHAYIFLTEDRPTNDHVPPETHVATLKDLLSRFASPTLRQIGEELSADSQVVYRPLDQMLLPRPWFQNRVVLIGDAVHATTPHMAAGAMIGMEDALVLADELNRAEIDAALPAFQDRRFERCRMVVENSGRLAEIEQGHGTHEEHQRLMGQTLGALAQPI
- a CDS encoding FAD-dependent oxidoreductase yields the protein MTSAWRKGKRVAIVGAGPGGLSAAIAFIKAGYDVRLYERATKPKPLGGAVLLAVPVMAILRYYGIDIVNNFGSKTITHFANHKGKVRATLPFNKSVEQAMGIDGWHYGILRMNAYDKMVTVLNQLDPGALVADHALNSYEDRADDILLRFENGAEVEADLLVGADGIRSVVSRQAFGEADLFHIGLRVWLAWCEDQPGIDRNHGYIHHSRDVQASYFPMKHDGRPGFEWWVVERSDPSVPPPADTRAHLLSRLDAFPPVLRQLAETTDFKTQVFPWEIYNRASLKSWCTGRVACVGDAVHPVSPYAAYGMGMAIEDGYFLARSFKGQDLSDRAALQGACAAYEADRVDYCNHHVEFARKLGGQFHKAPRPVAAIRDFVFDNTQVLQKLIGKDYLADAERMSLSLKELHVG